The proteins below come from a single Deinococcus aerophilus genomic window:
- a CDS encoding isoprenyl transferase, producing MKAKPVNVALSTLQKTRSAARGALLWGYEQRLAREVGEGGKLPRHLGLILDGNRRYARASGMQRELGHSFGADKAHEVLQWCLELGIPAVTIWVLSTDNTSRDPEEIAHILGLLQREALNLSTDPRIHANRVRVRAIGQHTAFPAHVLDALRELEARTAHYDGMRLNIAVGYGGREEIVDAVKLHLASQADAGMTLEAAAAALTPDDISAHLYTADTPDPDFIIRTSGEIRLSGFMLWQSVYSEYYFCDVYWPGFRRVDFLRALRDFQGRDRRFGK from the coding sequence ATGAAGGCCAAGCCCGTCAACGTCGCCCTGAGTACCCTGCAAAAAACGCGGAGTGCGGCGCGTGGAGCGCTGCTGTGGGGCTACGAGCAGCGTCTGGCGCGTGAAGTGGGGGAGGGCGGCAAGCTGCCCCGGCACCTGGGACTGATTCTGGACGGCAACCGCCGGTACGCGCGGGCGAGCGGCATGCAGCGCGAACTCGGTCACTCCTTTGGGGCCGACAAGGCGCACGAGGTCTTGCAGTGGTGCCTGGAACTGGGCATTCCCGCCGTGACCATCTGGGTGCTGTCCACCGACAACACCAGCCGTGACCCCGAGGAGATCGCGCACATTCTGGGCCTGCTGCAGCGCGAGGCGCTGAACCTCTCGACCGATCCCCGCATTCATGCCAACCGGGTGCGGGTGCGGGCCATCGGGCAGCACACTGCCTTTCCTGCCCATGTGCTCGACGCCCTGCGTGAACTGGAGGCCAGGACCGCGCACTACGACGGCATGCGCCTGAACATCGCGGTGGGTTACGGCGGGCGCGAGGAGATCGTGGACGCGGTCAAGCTGCATCTGGCGTCCCAGGCCGACGCCGGAATGACGCTGGAAGCCGCCGCCGCTGCCCTGACCCCGGACGACATCAGCGCGCACCTGTACACCGCCGACACGCCCGATCCGGATTTCATCATCCGCACCAGCGGCGAGATCCGGCTCTCAGGCTTCATGCTGTGGCAGAGCGTGTATTCCGAATACTACTTCTGTGACGTGTACTGGCCGGGCTTTCGCCGGGTGGACTTTCTGCGGGCGTTGCGGGACTTTCAGGGCCGGGACCGCCGCTTCGGCAAGTAG
- a CDS encoding winged helix-turn-helix domain-containing protein, with amino-acid sequence MSHVVVIEDEETVRDVLRFHLERAGLRVTALPSTAGATEALSGADALVLDWMMPGESGLNFLRRLRGDPELRRMPVLMLTARAAETERVEGLETGADDYLTKPFGAAELVARVRALLRRSLPDTPQSLSNGPLKVDLAAAEARVSGQRLNLTRREFDLLAFLTQHVGRVYSRSELLDRVWGADFLGGERTVDQHITQLRAHLGDDPGRPGFLETVRGKGYRMRPWTETA; translated from the coding sequence ATGAGCCACGTCGTTGTCATCGAGGATGAGGAAACGGTGCGGGATGTGCTGCGCTTTCACCTGGAGCGGGCCGGTCTGCGCGTTACGGCGTTGCCCTCCACGGCGGGGGCCACCGAGGCCCTGAGCGGGGCCGACGCCCTGGTCCTGGACTGGATGATGCCCGGCGAGAGTGGCTTGAACTTTCTGAGGCGGCTGCGCGGCGACCCCGAACTGCGCCGCATGCCGGTGCTGATGCTCACGGCGCGCGCCGCCGAAACCGAGCGGGTCGAGGGCCTGGAAACCGGCGCGGACGACTACCTGACCAAACCCTTCGGCGCGGCGGAGCTGGTGGCGCGGGTGCGCGCCCTGCTGCGCCGCAGCCTGCCGGACACCCCCCAGTCCCTGAGCAACGGTCCCCTGAAGGTGGATCTGGCCGCTGCGGAGGCCCGCGTCTCGGGACAGCGCCTGAACCTGACCCGCCGGGAGTTCGACCTGCTGGCGTTCCTGACCCAGCATGTGGGCCGGGTCTACTCGCGCAGCGAACTGCTCGACCGGGTCTGGGGCGCGGACTTCCTGGGCGGAGAGCGCACGGTGGACCAGCACATCACGCAGCTGCGCGCCCACCTGGGCGACGATCCGGGGCGACCCGGCTTTCTGGAAACCGTGCGCGGCAAGGGCTACCGCATGCGTCCGTGGACGGAAACGGCGTGA
- a CDS encoding prepilin-type N-terminal cleavage/methylation domain-containing protein: MTHRTSTHAGAAQQGFTLIEVLVAIGLLGILTAVLTATLTGSLNLNRQAQRQLDTTTGVQQVMESVRGAWTVASNYDKACAPSMTVPAGYTVKFINLSTRAEPIKQDGTVASPATSAPVNDLKTSTSATCTASSNATLTSGAVPILRRVTVQSGTGTGTTQVIGAQDVALTLDVLRPQ, translated from the coding sequence ATGACCCACCGCACAAGCACCCACGCCGGGGCCGCGCAGCAGGGCTTTACCCTGATCGAGGTTCTGGTCGCCATCGGCCTGCTGGGAATCCTGACCGCCGTTCTGACCGCCACCCTGACCGGGTCCCTGAATCTGAACCGGCAGGCACAGCGGCAGCTGGACACCACGACCGGCGTGCAGCAGGTTATGGAAAGCGTGCGGGGCGCCTGGACGGTCGCGAGCAACTACGACAAGGCCTGTGCCCCCAGCATGACCGTTCCAGCCGGATACACCGTGAAGTTCATCAACCTGAGTACGCGGGCAGAGCCGATCAAGCAGGATGGTACGGTGGCCAGCCCCGCGACCTCCGCTCCCGTGAATGACCTCAAGACGTCCACCTCGGCCACCTGCACGGCCTCCTCCAATGCCACCCTGACCAGTGGCGCCGTTCCGATCCTGCGCCGCGTCACCGTGCAGTCGGGCACCGGCACGGGAACCACGCAGGTCATCGGGGCCCAGGACGTGGCCCTGACCCTTGATGTGCTGAGGCCCCAATGA
- a CDS encoding PAS domain-containing sensor histidine kinase, whose translation MDLLPQAVLLCQNGVVTRVNAAAARLWGVPQERAVGRPVLEVVRRHSLEALIERGGELELEVGGRTLRCAAMHDGAGGSAALVVEDVTEHRRREAELREATAVLSHEFRTPVAALRGVLEALEYDMPRELSQNFVRQGLQETGRLARLVEDLAVGFRPTRARTLPLAEAFARAGRLLDSELNTRGAALSFGPDHLVRADPDKLLQVLLNLIENALKYGPPGEAVEVQTAARGSWVEVSVLDHGPPIPETDSLFQAHTRGASAPGQGSGMGLYIVRSIVHGWGGQAWATRVDGRNAFCFTLPGVGGLG comes from the coding sequence ATGGACCTGTTGCCCCAGGCCGTGCTGCTGTGCCAGAACGGCGTGGTCACGCGCGTGAACGCGGCGGCGGCGCGGCTGTGGGGGGTGCCGCAGGAACGCGCCGTGGGCCGCCCGGTGCTGGAGGTGGTAAGGCGCCACAGCCTGGAGGCGCTGATCGAGCGCGGCGGCGAGCTGGAACTGGAGGTCGGGGGACGCACCCTGCGCTGCGCGGCCATGCATGACGGGGCGGGCGGGAGCGCGGCGCTGGTGGTGGAGGACGTGACCGAGCACCGCCGCCGCGAGGCCGAGCTGCGCGAGGCGACCGCCGTGCTGTCGCATGAGTTCCGCACGCCGGTCGCGGCGCTGCGCGGCGTACTGGAGGCCCTGGAGTACGACATGCCGCGCGAGCTGTCGCAGAACTTCGTGCGCCAGGGACTGCAGGAAACCGGCCGTCTTGCCCGCCTCGTCGAGGACCTTGCCGTGGGGTTCCGGCCCACCCGCGCGCGCACCCTGCCCCTGGCCGAGGCCTTTGCGCGTGCCGGGCGTCTGCTGGACAGCGAACTGAACACGCGCGGAGCCGCGCTGAGTTTCGGGCCGGACCATCTGGTGCGCGCCGACCCCGACAAGCTGCTGCAGGTGCTGCTCAACCTGATCGAGAACGCCCTGAAATACGGCCCGCCGGGCGAGGCGGTCGAGGTGCAGACCGCTGCACGCGGCAGCTGGGTCGAGGTCAGTGTGCTCGACCACGGCCCACCCATTCCCGAGACCGACAGCCTGTTTCAGGCGCACACGCGCGGCGCGTCGGCGCCGGGCCAGGGCAGCGGCATGGGGCTGTACATCGTCCGCAGCATCGTCCACGGCTGGGGGGGACAGGCCTGGGCCACGCGGGTCGACGGGCGCAACGCCTTCTGCTTCACCCTGCCGGGCGTGGGGGGGCTCGGGTGA
- a CDS encoding lysophospholipid acyltransferase family protein produces MPERARWATPLLKHSIRRSVHTGLGGVWIRGPVPPGGAVLAPNHHSWWDGYALREVAWWAGADFRVLMTARQLTRFPFLRRMGALDAGRVREAVRSARDGAWVTVFPEGAVQPAGTVGTLHPGAAWTARTASVPLIPVALRVVMRGGQWPEAYLRFGTPTTDLKTALVHELSLLDDDLRASDPEQPLAGYLCVARGRATGTDAVNWPARLLTWITGDR; encoded by the coding sequence ATGCCTGAGCGTGCCCGCTGGGCCACCCCCCTCCTCAAGCACAGCATTCGCCGCAGCGTGCATACCGGGCTGGGCGGCGTATGGATACGCGGGCCGGTGCCTCCCGGCGGAGCCGTGCTCGCGCCCAACCACCATTCGTGGTGGGACGGCTACGCCCTGCGCGAGGTCGCGTGGTGGGCGGGTGCGGACTTCCGGGTGCTGATGACGGCGCGGCAGCTCACGCGCTTTCCCTTTCTGCGGCGCATGGGAGCGCTGGACGCCGGGCGGGTGCGGGAGGCTGTGCGGAGCGCGCGGGACGGCGCGTGGGTGACCGTCTTCCCCGAGGGAGCCGTGCAGCCGGCCGGTACCGTGGGCACGCTGCACCCCGGCGCGGCCTGGACCGCGCGGACGGCGAGCGTCCCCCTGATTCCGGTGGCCCTGCGCGTGGTGATGCGCGGCGGACAGTGGCCCGAGGCGTACCTGCGCTTCGGGACGCCGACCACCGACCTGAAAACGGCGCTGGTCCACGAATTGTCGCTGCTGGACGATGATCTGCGCGCCAGCGACCCCGAGCAGCCCCTGGCCGGCTACCTGTGCGTGGCGCGGGGGCGGGCCACGGGCACCGATGCGGTGAACTGGCCTGCCCGCCTGCTCACCTGGATCACGGGAGACCGGTGA
- the mutY gene encoding A/G-specific adenine glycosylase, which yields MSAVCAPLPGLRAALLAWFDAAGRDLPWRHGKEGQREPYRVWVAEILLQQTQVVRGLQYYGRFLQAFPTVEALARAPVEDVLKAWEGCGYYARARLLHRAAQQVAASGWPSGYDGWRALPGVGPYTAAAVTSLAYGERRAVSDGNVRRVLSRLYGEARPTDAWVQARADALLDPARPGAWNEAVMDLGATVCTPRNPRCPECPLVAHCAAWAGGTPTAFPAPKVRAAVRAVTAVAVLIGDPQQAVLERRGGGLLGGLSGLPMREVAPGESLAQALQALCERLGAQSGEPLGQVTHRMTHREITLHVYAAHAPLPRLEVAEAALSRLDHKALALWNVRHAGLFAGA from the coding sequence GTGAGTGCTGTTTGTGCCCCCCTGCCCGGCCTGAGGGCTGCGCTGCTGGCGTGGTTTGATGCTGCCGGGCGCGACCTGCCATGGCGGCACGGGAAGGAGGGCCAGCGTGAGCCGTACCGCGTGTGGGTGGCCGAGATTCTGCTGCAGCAGACCCAGGTGGTCCGGGGGCTGCAGTACTACGGCCGTTTTCTGCAGGCGTTTCCGACGGTGGAAGCGCTGGCCCGGGCACCCGTAGAGGACGTGCTCAAGGCCTGGGAGGGCTGCGGCTACTACGCCCGCGCCCGGCTGCTGCACCGGGCCGCGCAGCAGGTGGCGGCCTCGGGCTGGCCCAGCGGATATGACGGCTGGCGGGCCCTGCCCGGCGTTGGGCCGTACACCGCCGCCGCCGTGACCAGCCTGGCGTACGGGGAGCGCCGCGCGGTGAGTGACGGCAACGTGCGCCGGGTGCTGTCGCGGCTGTACGGCGAGGCCCGGCCCACCGACGCCTGGGTGCAGGCGCGGGCCGACGCCCTGCTGGACCCGGCGCGGCCCGGCGCGTGGAACGAGGCGGTGATGGATCTGGGCGCGACCGTCTGCACGCCCAGGAACCCGCGGTGCCCCGAATGCCCGCTCGTGGCCCACTGCGCCGCGTGGGCGGGCGGCACCCCCACGGCCTTCCCGGCTCCGAAAGTGCGTGCGGCGGTACGGGCGGTCACCGCGGTGGCTGTCCTGATCGGTGATCCGCAGCAGGCAGTGCTGGAGCGGCGCGGCGGCGGGTTGCTGGGTGGCCTGTCGGGCCTGCCGATGCGTGAGGTCGCCCCCGGCGAGTCGCTCGCGCAGGCCCTGCAGGCGCTGTGTGAGCGGCTGGGCGCCCAGTCCGGCGAGCCGCTGGGTCAGGTCACGCACCGCATGACCCACCGGGAGATCACGCTGCACGTGTACGCCGCGCACGCGCCGTTGCCGCGTCTGGAGGTGGCGGAGGCGGCCCTCTCCCGGCTGGACCACAAGGCGCTGGCGCTCTGGAACGTCCGGCACGCCGGTCTGTTCGCCGGTGCCTGA
- a CDS encoding PulJ/GspJ family protein, which yields MKRLTQAGFTLLEMLVAMALIGIVLTALVSFFTQGSQASAQSSSRAELQQELLNAQQLISGKLREAWYVYPPGQTITMTGTSLTQKPAGGNSWLVGTDPILAMVLPPELAGGAYRFLAYYPVKRSVWVSGTGTGSWRSPGLDATNGDTWVLAEYRGTIAAGLGGGPPATPPIVPTSNTPNILSDYIAPTTATTGFTTTSPTDNTYTMFTYTAANGLPASAVNPVNSVTLNLATTRKVGGTTLRLPGAAGTYTISVYPTNLGKISAN from the coding sequence ATGAAACGCCTCACACAGGCGGGATTCACGCTGCTGGAAATGCTGGTCGCGATGGCCCTGATCGGCATCGTGCTGACGGCACTCGTGAGCTTCTTTACGCAGGGCAGCCAGGCCTCCGCCCAGTCCAGCAGCCGTGCGGAGCTGCAACAGGAACTGCTGAACGCTCAGCAGCTGATTTCCGGGAAGCTCAGGGAGGCGTGGTACGTGTATCCGCCGGGGCAGACGATCACCATGACGGGCACGTCGCTGACCCAGAAGCCGGCGGGGGGAAACAGCTGGCTGGTGGGCACCGATCCCATTCTGGCAATGGTCCTGCCGCCCGAACTGGCGGGGGGAGCGTACCGGTTCCTCGCGTACTACCCAGTCAAGCGCTCGGTGTGGGTCTCGGGCACCGGCACGGGAAGCTGGAGAAGCCCCGGCCTGGACGCCACCAACGGAGACACCTGGGTTCTTGCCGAGTACCGGGGGACCATTGCGGCTGGGTTGGGAGGAGGCCCCCCCGCCACCCCTCCCATCGTTCCCACCAGCAATACCCCCAACATCCTCTCCGACTACATTGCCCCCACCACGGCCACCACCGGCTTTACCACCACCTCCCCCACCGACAACACCTACACCATGTTCACCTACACCGCGGCCAACGGTCTGCCCGCCTCGGCCGTCAACCCGGTCAACAGCGTCACCCTCAACCTCGCCACCACCCGCAAGGTCGGCGGCACCACCCTGCGGCTGCCTGGCGCTGCCGGTACCTACACCATCTCGGTGTATCCCACCAACCTCGGCAAGATCTCGGCCAACTGA
- a CDS encoding phytoene desaturase family protein, giving the protein MPDFDVIVMGAGHNALVTAAYAAKAGLKVGVFERRHIVGGAVSTEELVPGYRFDYGGSAHILIRMTPVVRELELTRHGLHYLEVDPMFHAYDGETPWFIHRDAGRTARELEALFPGQGEAYTRFLNDWTPFARSVADLFNSAPGPLDMGKMVVSSGKGRDWMEQLPRILKPYGEVAREYFTDERVRAPLTWMAAQSGPPPTDPLSAPFLLWHPLYHEGGVARPKGGSGGLTQALKRAIEADGGEVFVNAPVKDIIVRDGKAQGIRLENGETYTARAVVSGAHVLTTAGALPDEYVPASARSVRVGNGFGMVLRLALSEQVKYRHHTEPGSRVGLGLLIKNEQQLMKGYGQYLAGEPTSDPPLIAMSFSAVDDSLAPPGGEALWLWAQYYPYELSSGSWETRTAEARENILNAFEHYAPGTRDTIVGELVQTPQWLETNLGLHRGNVMHLEMSFDQMFSFRPWMRASQYKWPGLKGMYLTGASTHPGGGIMGASGRNAARVLVKDLTRRGWK; this is encoded by the coding sequence ATGCCGGATTTTGACGTGATCGTGATGGGGGCGGGCCACAACGCGCTGGTGACGGCGGCCTACGCAGCCAAGGCGGGCCTGAAGGTGGGCGTGTTCGAGCGCCGGCACATCGTGGGCGGGGCGGTCAGCACCGAGGAACTGGTTCCCGGCTACCGCTTCGACTACGGCGGCAGCGCCCACATCCTGATCCGCATGACCCCGGTGGTCCGCGAGCTGGAGCTGACCCGCCACGGCCTGCATTACCTGGAAGTCGATCCGATGTTCCACGCCTACGACGGCGAGACCCCGTGGTTCATCCACCGGGATGCGGGGCGCACGGCGCGGGAGCTCGAAGCCCTGTTCCCGGGCCAGGGTGAGGCGTACACCCGCTTTCTGAACGACTGGACGCCGTTTGCCCGCAGCGTGGCCGACCTGTTCAACTCCGCGCCCGGCCCGCTGGACATGGGCAAGATGGTGGTCAGCTCCGGCAAGGGCCGCGACTGGATGGAGCAACTGCCGCGCATCCTCAAGCCCTACGGCGAGGTGGCGAGGGAATACTTCACCGACGAGCGGGTGCGTGCGCCGTTGACGTGGATGGCGGCCCAGAGCGGGCCGCCGCCAACCGATCCCCTCAGCGCGCCGTTTTTGCTGTGGCATCCGCTGTACCACGAGGGCGGCGTGGCCCGGCCCAAGGGCGGCAGCGGCGGGCTGACCCAGGCCCTCAAGCGGGCGATTGAGGCCGACGGCGGCGAGGTCTTCGTCAATGCACCCGTCAAGGACATCATCGTCAGGGACGGCAAGGCGCAGGGCATCCGGCTGGAGAACGGCGAGACGTACACCGCCCGCGCCGTGGTGTCGGGAGCGCATGTGCTCACCACCGCCGGGGCGCTGCCGGACGAATACGTGCCCGCCTCGGCCAGAAGTGTGCGGGTGGGCAACGGCTTCGGCATGGTGCTGCGCCTCGCCCTGTCCGAGCAGGTCAAGTACCGCCACCACACCGAACCCGGCAGCCGCGTCGGCCTGGGCCTGCTGATTAAGAACGAGCAGCAACTCATGAAGGGCTACGGGCAGTATCTGGCCGGGGAACCGACAAGCGACCCGCCGCTGATCGCCATGAGCTTCAGTGCTGTGGACGACTCGCTGGCTCCTCCCGGCGGCGAGGCGCTGTGGCTGTGGGCGCAGTATTACCCGTATGAGCTGTCCTCTGGAAGCTGGGAAACCCGTACTGCCGAGGCCCGCGAGAACATCCTGAACGCCTTCGAGCACTACGCCCCCGGCACCCGCGACACCATTGTGGGCGAGCTGGTCCAGACGCCGCAGTGGCTGGAAACCAACCTGGGCCTGCACCGCGGCAACGTGATGCACCTGGAAATGAGCTTTGACCAGATGTTCTCCTTCCGCCCGTGGATGCGCGCCAGCCAGTACAAGTGGCCGGGCCTGAAGGGCATGTACCTGACCGGCGCCAGCACCCACCCCGGCGGCGGCATCATGGGTGCCAGTGGGCGCAACGCCGCGCGGGTGCTGGTCAAGGACCTGACCCGACGGGGCTGGAAGTGA
- a CDS encoding carotenoid biosynthesis protein encodes MTRPSPTLLRSGLAFAALGVAFLGALLVLAGQAAGWALIALGLPLSGVLALAGDALGGRFQATVRARWRALLAQTRPWMWMVALYAALHIPVPLWPGGFGVLGLASTAALFVGALLYAAERVGWRRSVMLAALACGLGLAAEVLGSRTGFPFGVYSYATAPDPRILGVPLMVPLGWFALTLSGLLLAGGRAWLAGLLLALWDVGLEPLMTAQRYWLWNDPHPLWAGAPLQNFLGWWAVGSGIAWIITRLGPGVLRARQDGPRINFALAYSIEAFFLPGGLLLVGHYLEAAVTLLAMLLGLGLARVVRGRHA; translated from the coding sequence TTGACCCGCCCCTCCCCCACCCTGCTGCGCTCCGGGCTCGCCTTTGCCGCCCTGGGCGTGGCTTTTCTGGGCGCTCTGCTGGTGCTCGCCGGTCAGGCGGCAGGCTGGGCCCTGATTGCCCTCGGCCTGCCGCTCTCGGGGGTGCTGGCGCTGGCGGGGGACGCGCTGGGCGGCAGGTTTCAGGCGACGGTGCGGGCGCGCTGGCGGGCGTTGCTTGCCCAGACCCGTCCGTGGATGTGGATGGTGGCGCTGTACGCCGCGCTGCATATTCCCGTGCCGCTGTGGCCGGGGGGCTTCGGGGTGCTGGGGCTGGCGAGTACCGCGGCGCTGTTTGTGGGCGCACTGCTGTACGCCGCCGAGCGGGTGGGCTGGCGGCGGTCGGTGATGCTGGCGGCGCTGGCCTGTGGACTGGGACTGGCGGCCGAGGTGCTGGGCAGCCGCACGGGCTTTCCGTTCGGAGTGTATTCCTACGCCACCGCCCCCGACCCCCGCATTCTGGGCGTGCCGCTGATGGTCCCGCTGGGCTGGTTCGCGCTGACCCTCTCGGGCCTGCTGCTCGCGGGTGGGCGGGCGTGGCTGGCCGGGCTGCTGCTCGCGCTGTGGGACGTGGGGCTGGAACCGCTGATGACCGCGCAGCGGTACTGGCTGTGGAACGATCCCCATCCGTTGTGGGCCGGTGCGCCGCTTCAGAACTTCCTGGGCTGGTGGGCGGTGGGCAGCGGAATTGCCTGGATCATCACGCGCCTGGGCCCGGGCGTCCTGCGGGCACGGCAGGACGGTCCCCGGATCAATTTTGCCCTCGCCTACTCCATCGAGGCCTTCTTTCTTCCCGGCGGGCTGCTGCTGGTGGGCCACTACCTGGAGGCCGCCGTCACGCTGCTGGCCATGCTGCTGGGTCTGGGCCTGGCGCGGGTGGTCCGGGGCAGACATGCCTGA
- the phoU gene encoding phosphate signaling complex protein PhoU — protein sequence MREVLENDLKSVLNGALNMLGTVERMMPVAAEVLLHEAVERLEEVRALDREVDAQEAQIEAECLRIIARHQPVARDLRMVALILKSLSDIERMGDYVVHVAEDGAELAQAPALKRYVNLSRMLERLGEMSQNLRTAIADRDVTRAESTIEMDDEVDDLYEQIQRELVTYMLEDPRNISKALMLMRVGRSLERVGDHMENVAERVRYWVTGQREA from the coding sequence ATGCGTGAAGTTCTTGAAAATGATCTGAAAAGCGTCCTCAACGGCGCGCTGAACATGCTGGGCACAGTTGAACGGATGATGCCGGTGGCCGCCGAGGTGCTGCTGCACGAGGCGGTCGAGCGCCTGGAAGAGGTGCGTGCCCTGGACCGCGAGGTGGACGCTCAGGAAGCGCAGATTGAGGCCGAGTGCCTGCGAATCATCGCGCGGCACCAGCCGGTGGCCCGCGACCTGCGCATGGTGGCGCTGATTCTCAAGAGCCTCTCGGACATCGAGCGCATGGGCGACTACGTGGTGCACGTGGCCGAGGACGGAGCCGAGCTGGCCCAGGCCCCGGCCCTCAAGCGCTACGTCAACCTGTCGCGCATGCTCGAACGCCTGGGCGAGATGAGCCAGAACCTGCGCACGGCCATTGCCGACCGGGACGTGACCCGCGCCGAGAGCACCATCGAGATGGACGACGAGGTGGACGACCTGTACGAGCAGATTCAGCGCGAGCTGGTGACGTACATGCTGGAAGATCCCCGCAACATCTCCAAGGCGCTGATGCTGATGCGGGTGGGCCGCAGCCTGGAACGGGTCGGCGACCACATGGAAAACGTCGCCGAGCGCGTGCGCTACTGGGTCACGGGACAGCGCGAAGCGTAG
- a CDS encoding dynamin family protein, translating to MSVSTLVSSRVQELLSRERALLADLQAFLETQGAPPEAVEHARTAARTLDETFLLVVVGEFNAGKSSFVNALLGAAVLPEGVTPTTDRIYVLVHGETPGQMEPTRDPFVSRLTYPLPSLEGVALVDTPGTNAIIRQHQALTEGFLPRADLLLFLTSADRPFTESERQFLALAARWGRAVVMVVNKADLLETPEQKEQVREFVETGARGVLGLTPPVVLISARSEQRGGDPGFSALREVLKSRLSETERARLKLQSPLGTATELLSGEVARAEAARQTLAEDLRILRDLEDQREHHRVTMLGELDGQLNRVSRLLSEFEVRADRFIDDKLRFGNLRGLLNSREIEEQFRQEAVADLPDAIDRQFGSMIDRFVEANLHFWEDVQAFLIRRQPSSEVARTRFSYDRGALLQGIAGSAHDHLENVTQNELARQLGRDAQEAMQGAVGGLAGGIGIGAGLGALIGASALDFTGGILAGLTLGSLGLFVLPNRRLQAHRSLRHKVEKLREVLETIVRREYEREQERADARLRDAISPYTRFTEQEQRRLDAARTRAGELQEQLDTLRAGVRELGAGQPAPAPTPEG from the coding sequence ATGTCCGTGTCCACGCTTGTGTCCAGCCGCGTTCAGGAGCTGCTGTCGCGTGAGCGGGCGCTGCTCGCCGATCTGCAGGCCTTTCTGGAAACCCAGGGAGCGCCGCCCGAGGCCGTGGAGCACGCCCGCACCGCGGCCCGCACCCTGGACGAGACCTTCTTGCTGGTGGTCGTCGGCGAATTCAATGCGGGAAAAAGCAGTTTCGTCAATGCCCTGCTGGGTGCCGCCGTGCTGCCCGAAGGAGTCACGCCCACCACCGACCGCATCTACGTGCTGGTTCACGGTGAGACGCCGGGCCAGATGGAACCGACGCGCGACCCCTTTGTCAGCCGCCTGACCTACCCGCTGCCCAGTCTGGAGGGGGTGGCGCTGGTGGACACGCCGGGAACCAACGCCATCATCCGCCAGCATCAGGCGCTGACCGAGGGCTTCTTGCCCCGCGCCGACCTGCTGCTGTTTCTGACCAGTGCCGACCGCCCCTTCACCGAGTCCGAGCGTCAGTTTCTGGCGCTGGCCGCCCGCTGGGGCCGCGCGGTGGTGATGGTGGTGAACAAGGCCGACCTGCTCGAGACCCCCGAGCAAAAAGAGCAGGTGCGCGAGTTCGTGGAAACCGGAGCGCGCGGCGTACTCGGCCTGACCCCGCCGGTCGTGCTGATCAGTGCGCGGAGCGAGCAGCGCGGAGGCGACCCCGGCTTCTCGGCGCTGCGGGAAGTGCTGAAGTCTCGCCTGTCGGAAACAGAACGTGCCCGGCTGAAGCTGCAAAGTCCGCTGGGCACGGCGACCGAATTGCTGTCCGGCGAGGTGGCGCGGGCCGAGGCCGCCCGGCAGACGCTCGCCGAGGACCTGCGCATCCTGCGCGATCTGGAAGACCAGCGCGAACACCACCGCGTGACCATGCTGGGCGAACTGGACGGACAGCTCAACCGCGTCTCGCGCCTGCTGTCCGAGTTCGAGGTGCGGGCCGACCGCTTTATCGACGACAAACTGCGCTTCGGCAACCTGCGCGGGCTGCTGAACAGCCGCGAGATTGAAGAGCAGTTCCGGCAGGAGGCGGTCGCGGACCTGCCCGACGCCATTGACCGGCAGTTCGGCAGCATGATCGACCGTTTCGTGGAGGCCAACCTGCACTTCTGGGAAGACGTGCAGGCCTTTCTGATTCGCCGCCAGCCGAGCAGCGAGGTGGCCCGCACCCGCTTTTCCTACGACCGGGGCGCGCTGCTGCAGGGCATTGCCGGCAGCGCCCACGACCATCTGGAGAATGTCACCCAGAACGAGCTGGCCCGGCAACTGGGCCGCGACGCTCAGGAAGCCATGCAGGGCGCGGTGGGCGGTCTGGCGGGCGGCATCGGCATCGGCGCGGGCCTGGGCGCCCTGATCGGCGCCTCGGCGCTGGACTTTACCGGCGGCATCCTCGCGGGCCTCACGCTGGGCAGCCTGGGACTGTTCGTGCTGCCCAACCGGCGGCTGCAGGCCCACCGCAGCCTGCGCCACAAGGTCGAGAAGCTGCGGGAGGTGCTGGAGACCATCGTCCGGCGCGAATACGAGCGCGAGCAGGAACGCGCCGACGCCCGGCTGCGCGACGCGATCAGCCCCTATACCCGCTTTACCGAGCAGGAGCAGCGCCGACTGGACGCGGCCCGGACACGTGCGGGCGAACTGCAGGAACAGCTCGATACCCTGCGCGCCGGGGTCCGGGAGCTGGGAGCAGGGCAGCCTGCCCCGGCCCCCACCCCGGAAGGCTGA